The nucleotide window CTACGACGTTGTTATTAAGCAGATATTGGCGGGAGCTTCCGTCATTCAGATTGCTTCGGCGCTTTACAAACAAGGCCCCGACGTGATTCCCGGCATGTTGAAAGGCATAAAGACATGGATGGAAATCCACAATTTCGAAACCATCGACCAATTCAAGGGAATGTTCAGCCAGAAAAACATAGAGAATCCGGCTGCATTTGAAAGGGTACAGTTTATGAAACTCTATTCCAGAATAGAATAACATAGCTTAGCACACGGAATACACTGATTAGACGAATGAACACTGTACATTATGACCAGCTCATCTCCGTTAATTCTGTGTATTCTGTGTGCTATTTTTTATCTCTTTGTATTTACCAAATAAATACCCGTCAGGGCAATCAGCGCTCCGATCATTTCCCGGAGAGACATAAACTCACCCAATACCGGGATGGAGAAAATAGCTGTCAAAATAGACTGACTTAGCAGCGTCACCGAAGCTACTGTCGGCTTGATATAGGCCAGTGCAAAGTTGATAGCCAGCCAACCCAGCATTTGAGGCACAATACCCAAGGCTGCCAGCGCCCACCACGTCGGTGCCGAAAAGCCCCACATAGGCACCCGGGTAAATAAACACAACACACCGAGCGCCACCGTACTGGAAACCATCGACAGCATGGTAAAAGAGAAAGTATCCAGCGTATTACGCCCTTTTCGCGTTGTCAGCAAATAGGCTCCGTAAAACATACTGGCCGCAATGGAAAGAAAATTGCCGAACGAGAAATCCGTAGCCGCAAGTTTATCCAGTCCCACGACGATCGCCACACCAAAAATTGCAATGACAGTTCCGGTCCAGAATATGCGCCCCGGCCGCTCTTTCAGAATAAATACCGCTCCAAAACCCACCCAGACAGGAGCCATATTACCCAGTAACGTTGAGATGGATGCTTTCGTGAGCATGATGGAGGTATTCCACAAAGCAATATCGCAGGCGAAGAAGAGTCCGCACAATAACGCGATTTTCACTCCATGCCAGTCGGTTACCGGTTTACGAAACCGCAACCAGAGAGGCAAGATTGCCACCAGTCCGAAAGCCATGCGGTAAAATGCAGAGCCAAAACCGCTGATTCCTGCCAGTTTTACAAAGATGGCCGACCACGAAATGCAAAGCACGCCAAAAAACAGGAGAAAATAATTGAACCATGGACGGTGAGCGTGTTGTGAAAGCATGCGAAGGAATATATTTTTTCAGTTGCAGGATACAGATACAAAAATACGGGAATTTGCCGATATATTTGATCCCAGATGAACACTTCGTTTTATTTCCTTTTATCACAAAACAGAAACTAAACGAAAATTTATCTATTTTTGCGGGACTAATCACACAATCAATTCCCCACATTTCGACAATGAAGAAACTACTATTATTGACAGCCGTCATACTGTTTACTGTGCAGACCGGTTGGTCGCAAAAATGGTCGGTACGCTTTGCCGACTCTGAAATGAAACGCTTTCCGCAAGCCTGGCAACTCGACTACGGTACCCGACTCTACTTCGGTTATACGCAAGGCCTCGGCACGTTGGCATTCTACAAACTATGGAAAGCCACCGGCGACAAGAAATACTACAATTATGTGTATCAATGGCTCGACACCATTGTGAATGCGCAAGGTAAAATTCATCTCTACGAACCGAAAACCTATAATATCGACTTCATCAATTCAGGCAAAACATTGATGGCGATGTGGAAAGAGACAAAACTACCGAAGTTCAAAATAGCACTCGACAGCCTGCGCGGACAGATGAAAACCCACCCCCGCACCGACGAAGGGGTTTTCTTCCACAAAAAAATCTACCAACACCAGATCTGGCTGGACGGACTCTACATGGGCGATCCGTTTTTAGCCGAATATGCAGTCACGTTCAAAGAGCCGGCGCTGCTTGACGACGCCATCAACCAAATTCTGATCGGAGCCAAGCGCACTTATGACGCTAAAACCGGACTCTACTACCATGCCTACGACGAAAGTCGCCTGCAGCAATGGGCCGACAAGAAAACCGGTCATTCACCTAACTTCTGGGGCAGGAGCATCGGCTGGTTCTACATGGCGGTGGTCGACATCCTCGATTTCGTGCCCAAGAATCATCCAAAGCGTGCACAGCTCATAGCAATTGCCAAAGGCTTAGCCGACACACTGCCCAAATATCAGGACAAAGACGGCCTCTGGTATCAAGTAGTGGACCAACCGACACGCGAAGGCAATTACGCCGAAGCGTCGGCCTCCAGCATGTATATGTATGCCATTGCCAAAGCGGTCAACAAAGGATATATCGCTCCGAAATACAAAGCAGTTGCTCTGAAAGCTTTCAACGGCATTACCCGCAAGCTGATCAAAACCAACGCAGATGGAACGCTCTCGCTCACGCAATGTTGCGCGGTAGCAGGATTGGGAGGAAAGCCGTATCGTGATGGAAGTTACGAATATTACATCCACGAAAAA belongs to Paludibacter jiangxiensis and includes:
- a CDS encoding DMT family transporter, yielding MLSQHAHRPWFNYFLLFFGVLCISWSAIFVKLAGISGFGSAFYRMAFGLVAILPLWLRFRKPVTDWHGVKIALLCGLFFACDIALWNTSIMLTKASISTLLGNMAPVWVGFGAVFILKERPGRIFWTGTVIAIFGVAIVVGLDKLAATDFSFGNFLSIAASMFYGAYLLTTRKGRNTLDTFSFTMLSMVSSTVALGVLCLFTRVPMWGFSAPTWWALAALGIVPQMLGWLAINFALAYIKPTVASVTLLSQSILTAIFSIPVLGEFMSLREMIGALIALTGIYLVNTKR
- a CDS encoding glycoside hydrolase family 88/105 protein, whose translation is MKKLLLLTAVILFTVQTGWSQKWSVRFADSEMKRFPQAWQLDYGTRLYFGYTQGLGTLAFYKLWKATGDKKYYNYVYQWLDTIVNAQGKIHLYEPKTYNIDFINSGKTLMAMWKETKLPKFKIALDSLRGQMKTHPRTDEGVFFHKKIYQHQIWLDGLYMGDPFLAEYAVTFKEPALLDDAINQILIGAKRTYDAKTGLYYHAYDESRLQQWADKKTGHSPNFWGRSIGWFYMAVVDILDFVPKNHPKRAQLIAIAKGLADTLPKYQDKDGLWYQVVDQPTREGNYAEASASSMYMYAIAKAVNKGYIAPKYKAVALKAFNGITRKLIKTNADGTLSLTQCCAVAGLGGKPYRDGSYEYYIHEKIRDNDAKATGPFIMGCIELGK